In Nocardioides conyzicola, one genomic interval encodes:
- a CDS encoding WxL protein peptidoglycan domain-containing protein, whose translation MPRTRQSRTVVLALLATLLSTVGLVGVGAGTAYAADDDVAWAVRTASNTFGADRQNYRYTVNPGGSVRDGLVVANHGRKPIELAVYAADGFTTDGGQLDLLTPDQKSASIGAWVHADRDTVRIQPGKSVEVPFRLTLPDNATPGDYLGGIITSLRQEGTGANMNVDRRLALKVRLRVGGDLDPGLSVEGLHVSFDGPKNPFGTSGATVDYTIHNTGNAILAAGQKVSVTGPFGRLGVDAADVPDSPELLPGEKWQVSVPIHGLRPAVRLTGTVTLTPLMTDAAGSVNPLAPVDTTTHAWAVPWALLVLLLVVAAGVALGVVLTRRRRAEAKRREDARVQEAVAQAVRESAGAGK comes from the coding sequence ATGCCGCGCACCCGCCAGTCCCGCACCGTCGTCCTCGCCCTGCTCGCCACGCTGCTGTCGACCGTCGGACTCGTCGGCGTGGGCGCGGGCACGGCGTACGCCGCCGACGACGACGTCGCCTGGGCGGTCCGGACCGCCTCCAACACGTTCGGGGCGGACCGGCAGAACTACCGCTACACGGTCAACCCCGGCGGCTCGGTCCGGGACGGCCTCGTGGTGGCCAACCACGGCAGGAAGCCGATCGAGCTGGCGGTCTACGCGGCGGACGGCTTCACGACCGACGGCGGCCAGCTCGACCTGCTCACCCCGGACCAGAAGTCGGCCAGCATCGGCGCGTGGGTGCACGCCGACCGCGACACGGTCCGCATCCAGCCCGGGAAGTCGGTCGAGGTGCCGTTCCGGCTGACGCTGCCGGACAACGCGACGCCCGGCGACTACCTCGGCGGCATCATCACCTCGCTGCGGCAGGAGGGGACCGGCGCCAACATGAACGTCGACCGCCGGCTCGCCCTCAAGGTCCGGCTGCGCGTCGGCGGCGACCTGGATCCGGGACTGAGCGTCGAGGGCCTGCACGTCTCGTTCGACGGCCCGAAGAACCCGTTCGGGACCTCTGGCGCCACCGTGGACTACACGATCCACAACACCGGCAACGCGATCCTCGCCGCTGGGCAGAAAGTCTCCGTGACCGGCCCGTTCGGCCGGCTCGGCGTCGACGCCGCCGACGTACCCGACTCGCCCGAGCTGCTGCCCGGGGAGAAGTGGCAGGTCTCGGTGCCAATCCACGGGCTGCGGCCCGCCGTACGCCTGACCGGCACCGTCACCCTGACGCCGCTGATGACCGACGCCGCCGGCTCGGTCAACCCGCTCGCGCCCGTCGACACCACGACCCACGCCTGGGCCGTCCCCTGGGCGCTGCTGGTCCTGCTCCTCGTGGTCGCCGCGGGGGTCGCCCTCGGTGTCGTCCTCACCCGACGGCGCCGCGCCGAGGCCAAGCGCCGCGAGGACGCGCGGGTCCAGGAAGCGGTCGCGCAGGCGGTCCGCGAGAGCGCCGGAGCCGGCAAGTGA
- the rsmI gene encoding 16S rRNA (cytidine(1402)-2'-O)-methyltransferase codes for MVTPDPGVLVLAATPIGRVADAPPRLSEELATADVVAAEDTRRLRRLTHDLGVTVTGRVVSYFEGNESARTPVLLEALLAGERVLLVTDAGMPSVSDPGYRLVVAAVEHDVVVTAVPGPSAVLTALAVSGLPVDRFCFEGFLPRKAGERSRRLADLLREQRTMVFFEAPHRTEAALAAMAEAWGGDRAAAVCRELTKTHEEVRRGPLADLVTWAAEGVRGEVTMVVAGAAPYAEVGSDPASLLAAVAELEADGEPRKDAIVEVARRAGVPKREVYNLVHGGERKA; via the coding sequence ATCGTGACTCCTGACCCCGGCGTGCTCGTCCTCGCAGCGACGCCGATCGGGCGGGTCGCCGACGCCCCGCCCCGGCTGTCCGAGGAGCTCGCCACCGCCGACGTGGTCGCCGCCGAGGACACCCGGCGGCTGCGTCGCCTCACCCATGACCTGGGGGTCACGGTCACCGGCCGGGTCGTGTCGTACTTCGAGGGCAACGAGTCGGCGCGGACGCCGGTGCTGCTGGAGGCGCTCCTCGCCGGCGAGCGCGTGCTGCTGGTGACCGACGCCGGGATGCCCAGCGTCTCCGACCCCGGCTACCGGCTGGTCGTGGCCGCGGTCGAGCACGACGTCGTCGTCACCGCCGTGCCCGGCCCCTCGGCCGTGCTGACCGCCCTCGCCGTGAGCGGGCTGCCGGTCGACCGGTTCTGCTTCGAGGGCTTCCTGCCCCGCAAGGCGGGGGAGCGCTCGCGGCGGCTCGCCGACCTGCTCCGCGAGCAGCGCACGATGGTCTTCTTCGAGGCACCGCACCGCACGGAGGCGGCGCTGGCCGCGATGGCAGAGGCGTGGGGCGGCGACCGCGCGGCCGCCGTGTGCCGGGAGCTGACCAAGACCCACGAGGAGGTACGCCGTGGGCCGCTCGCGGACCTGGTGACCTGGGCGGCCGAGGGGGTGCGGGGCGAGGTCACGATGGTGGTCGCCGGAGCCGCGCCGTACGCCGAGGTCGGCTCCGACCCCGCCAGCCTGCTGGCGGCCGTCGCGGAGCTCGAGGCGGACGGCGAGCCCCGCAAGGACGCGATCGTCGAGGTCGCCCGCCGCGCCGGCGTACCGAAGCGCGAGGTCTACAACCTCGTGCACGGGGGAGAGAGGAAGGCATGA
- a CDS encoding dolichyl-phosphate-mannose--protein mannosyltransferase encodes MTTAAPPEPPQERVGLSTNAAGRAVPSAWERARSRMRAEDPFVGWAGSISVALLALFLRLWHLGQPRVFEFDETYYAKDGWSLLHYGYARDYVTKANEHILAGQTTGQWKDTPEMAVHPDVGKWLIALGEKAFGMDPFGWRVSAAVVGALMVLVMCRLARRLTGSTLLGCIAGLLLCFDGLHFVLSRLALLDIFVAFFILCGVHCIVADRDWHRARMARLVPEQLDGRAWGPVRGLLFRPWLVAAGVAWGLACGTKWEAVYPMAAFGLLAWVWSAGARRSFGVRWSVPKSVLADGIPAFVQIVLVGLVVYVASWTGWLVNAHQYEENLSSTQYTRFVAEGKTCDDPAKLNDDRWPTAGEPDAHGLGEVTQSLRSLWYYHHDVYEFHTHFLNCSSHTYASKPSGWLLLNRPVGVAADTDIQPGTQGCDAPAGSTCLRQVLLLGSPTIWWAGCLALLLALVTWIGARDWRYGVVVVGAASTWLPWLQYDDRPIFSFYAVITLPFMVLAITMAIGRILGRSTAPSPRRTAGVVVVGAYLVLVLLNFAWFWPIWTNQLLTHSEWLDRIWFSRWI; translated from the coding sequence GTGACGACCGCCGCGCCGCCTGAGCCTCCGCAGGAGCGTGTCGGCCTCTCGACCAACGCGGCGGGCAGGGCCGTGCCGTCGGCGTGGGAGCGGGCCCGGAGCCGGATGCGTGCCGAGGACCCGTTCGTCGGCTGGGCGGGCAGCATCTCGGTCGCGCTGCTGGCCCTCTTCCTGCGGTTGTGGCACCTCGGCCAGCCCCGGGTCTTCGAGTTCGACGAGACGTACTACGCCAAGGACGGCTGGTCGCTGCTGCACTACGGCTACGCGCGCGACTACGTCACGAAGGCCAACGAGCACATCCTCGCCGGGCAGACGACGGGGCAGTGGAAAGACACCCCCGAGATGGCGGTCCACCCGGACGTCGGCAAGTGGCTGATCGCCCTGGGCGAGAAGGCCTTCGGGATGGACCCGTTCGGCTGGCGGGTGTCGGCCGCCGTCGTCGGCGCGCTGATGGTGCTGGTGATGTGCCGGCTCGCGCGCCGCCTGACCGGCTCCACGCTGCTCGGCTGCATCGCCGGCCTCCTGCTGTGCTTCGACGGGCTGCACTTCGTGCTCTCCCGGCTCGCCCTGCTCGACATCTTCGTCGCGTTCTTCATCCTCTGCGGCGTGCACTGCATCGTGGCCGACCGCGACTGGCACCGCGCCCGGATGGCCCGCCTCGTCCCGGAGCAGCTCGACGGCCGGGCGTGGGGACCCGTCCGCGGCCTGCTCTTCCGCCCCTGGCTGGTCGCGGCCGGGGTCGCCTGGGGACTGGCGTGCGGCACGAAGTGGGAGGCGGTCTACCCGATGGCGGCCTTCGGGCTGCTCGCCTGGGTCTGGTCGGCCGGCGCCCGGCGCTCGTTCGGGGTCCGCTGGTCGGTGCCGAAGTCGGTGCTCGCCGACGGGATCCCGGCCTTCGTGCAGATCGTCCTGGTCGGCCTCGTCGTGTACGTCGCGAGCTGGACCGGCTGGCTGGTCAACGCCCACCAGTACGAGGAGAACCTCTCCTCGACCCAGTACACGCGCTTCGTCGCCGAGGGCAAGACCTGCGACGACCCGGCCAAGCTGAACGACGACCGCTGGCCGACCGCCGGGGAGCCCGACGCCCACGGGCTCGGCGAGGTGACCCAGTCGCTGCGGTCGCTCTGGTACTACCACCACGACGTCTACGAGTTCCACACGCACTTCCTCAACTGCAGCAGCCACACCTACGCCTCGAAGCCGTCCGGGTGGCTGCTGCTCAACCGTCCGGTCGGGGTCGCCGCCGACACCGATATCCAGCCGGGCACGCAGGGCTGCGACGCGCCGGCCGGCAGCACCTGCCTGCGCCAGGTGCTGCTGCTCGGCTCTCCCACGATCTGGTGGGCAGGGTGCCTCGCCCTGCTCCTCGCCCTGGTGACGTGGATCGGCGCCCGGGACTGGCGGTACGGCGTCGTCGTCGTCGGCGCCGCGTCGACCTGGCTGCCCTGGCTGCAGTACGACGACCGGCCGATCTTCTCGTTCTACGCGGTCATCACGCTGCCGTTCATGGTCCTCGCGATCACGATGGCCATCGGGCGGATCCTCGGGCGGTCGACCGCACCCAGCCCCCGGCGTACGGCCGGCGTGGTCGTCGTCGGCGCCTACCTGGTGCTGGTGCTGCTCAACTTCGCCTGGTTCTGGCCGATCTGGACCAACCAGCTGCTCACGCACAGCGAGTGGCTGGACCGGATCTGGTTCTCCAGGTGGATCTAG
- a CDS encoding SDR family NAD(P)-dependent oxidoreductase, with product MPSFARLVDTLLDRTVAPGYTRIGPAVRRHLATWPDDPEPDALVGRRALVTGASSGLGAATVEGLAALGAEVVLVVRDTDKGARVVREVQGRLPLARLDVQRCDLADLDDVRRFATSSTDHVDVLVHNAGAMPPTRTESPQGHEMTMALHVLSPVLMTELMGERLRDGRVVLVTSGGMYTQRLRDDDPEFLTGEYSGTTAYARSKRAQIELLPILQRRWQPLGVDVHATHPGWADTPGVAESLPTFRKITGPLLRDAAGGAETTVWISATEPPPEGGRLWHDRQPRPTQLLRRTRTGDVERDRMWAWVSEQLGL from the coding sequence ATGCCCAGCTTCGCGCGACTCGTCGACACCCTCCTGGACCGCACGGTCGCCCCCGGCTACACCAGGATCGGCCCCGCCGTACGCCGGCACCTGGCGACCTGGCCGGACGATCCGGAGCCGGACGCGCTGGTCGGGCGTCGCGCCCTGGTGACCGGGGCCAGCAGCGGGCTCGGCGCCGCGACCGTCGAGGGCCTGGCCGCCCTGGGTGCGGAGGTCGTGCTGGTCGTCCGCGACACCGACAAGGGCGCCCGGGTCGTGCGCGAGGTCCAGGGCCGGCTGCCGCTCGCCCGGCTCGACGTGCAGCGCTGCGACCTCGCGGACCTGGACGACGTACGCCGGTTCGCGACCTCGTCGACCGACCACGTCGACGTGCTGGTCCACAACGCCGGCGCGATGCCGCCGACCCGCACGGAGTCGCCCCAGGGCCACGAGATGACGATGGCGCTGCACGTGCTCTCGCCGGTGCTGATGACCGAGCTGATGGGGGAGCGGCTGCGGGACGGACGGGTGGTGCTGGTGACGTCCGGCGGCATGTACACGCAGCGGCTGCGCGACGACGACCCCGAGTTCCTCACCGGCGAGTACTCCGGGACGACGGCCTACGCGCGCAGCAAGCGGGCGCAGATCGAGCTGCTGCCGATCCTGCAGCGGCGCTGGCAGCCGCTGGGTGTCGACGTGCACGCGACCCATCCCGGGTGGGCGGACACCCCCGGGGTCGCCGAGTCGCTGCCGACCTTCCGCAAGATCACCGGCCCGCTCCTGCGCGACGCCGCGGGCGGCGCCGAGACGACCGTCTGGATCTCCGCCACCGAGCCGCCGCCCGAGGGTGGCCGGCTGTGGCACGACCGGCAGCCGCGGCCGACCCAGCTGCTCCGGCGCACGAGGACCGGCGACGTGGAGCGGGACCGCATGTGGGCCTGGGTGTCGGAGCAGCTAGGTCTCTAG
- a CDS encoding PPOX class F420-dependent oxidoreductase, which yields MTSWQPGWEAFPPALLEFWTERHLCTLTTLRADGRPHVVPVGLALDHEERCAWVITNGASRKAHQAAADPRVAVCQVDGGRWSTLEGRAEVRSDEASVQRAVERYAARYRTPKPNPLRVALRIEVDRFLVSSGLV from the coding sequence GTGACGTCGTGGCAGCCTGGCTGGGAGGCCTTCCCCCCAGCGCTCCTGGAGTTCTGGACCGAGCGGCATCTGTGCACGCTGACGACCCTGCGAGCGGACGGGCGCCCGCACGTCGTCCCCGTCGGGCTGGCGCTCGACCACGAGGAGCGGTGCGCGTGGGTGATCACCAACGGCGCCTCCCGCAAGGCGCACCAGGCCGCCGCCGACCCCCGGGTCGCGGTCTGCCAGGTCGACGGGGGTCGCTGGTCGACGCTCGAGGGCCGCGCGGAGGTCCGGAGCGACGAGGCCTCCGTGCAGCGGGCGGTCGAGCGGTACGCCGCGCGCTACCGGACCCCGAAGCCGAACCCGCTCCGGGTGGCCCTGCGGATCGAGGTGGACCGGTTCCTCGTCTCCAGCGGCCTCGTGTGA
- a CDS encoding PepSY domain-containing protein, with translation MTDVLASRRDPADPPRPTRPTTSGGWFRAVWRWHFFASFLVVPVLLLLAVTGLIYLFRFQLEPLLHPDLMKVDPPAGAVAQPYLQQLAVVESAYPGSTAVSLTEPKNAHSPTVVSITTAAGEGRDVYVSPYGPEVLGSLDPDATLSGTAIRLHADLMTGSRWGGYVLELGACWAVVMALTGYYLFVRGFRARRRARQADRRGARLRWRHGLVGAVAGVGLLTLLVSGLPWTDFWGAKVQTLATERGTSLWSVDPGAASNPSSTLDESLPHSHAKDIPWAQQDSEVPSSTPPADGEERSVANVDTALEVADRAGLRHPMTVALPAADDAGGVFSVIGYAFDAPSDEKTVHVDRYGGEVLSTYGFDDYPVLAKVVAQGIGLHEGRSLGLWSFWGSALMCAGIIFMCLSGPLMWWRRRPRGAATLGAPRGRMPVKGTPLLAVGLVALGVFLPFFGLSLLVVLVLDQLVLRRVPALGRWFAVT, from the coding sequence ATGACCGACGTGCTCGCGTCCCGACGCGACCCCGCAGACCCACCCCGACCCACCCGGCCAACGACCTCCGGCGGCTGGTTCCGAGCCGTGTGGCGGTGGCACTTCTTCGCCAGCTTCCTGGTCGTCCCCGTGCTGCTCCTGCTCGCGGTGACCGGCCTGATCTACCTCTTCCGCTTCCAGCTCGAGCCGCTGCTGCACCCGGACCTGATGAAGGTCGACCCGCCGGCCGGGGCCGTGGCGCAGCCCTACCTCCAGCAGCTCGCCGTCGTGGAGTCGGCGTACCCCGGCTCCACCGCGGTCTCGCTGACCGAGCCCAAGAACGCCCACAGCCCGACCGTCGTCTCGATCACGACGGCCGCGGGTGAGGGTCGTGACGTGTACGTGAGCCCGTACGGACCCGAGGTGCTCGGCTCCCTGGACCCCGACGCCACCCTCTCCGGGACCGCGATCCGGCTGCACGCCGACCTGATGACCGGGAGCAGATGGGGCGGGTACGTCCTGGAGCTCGGCGCGTGCTGGGCCGTCGTGATGGCGCTGACGGGCTACTACCTCTTCGTGCGCGGCTTCCGCGCCCGGCGGCGCGCGCGCCAGGCGGACCGGCGCGGCGCACGGCTGCGCTGGCGGCACGGCCTGGTGGGGGCCGTGGCGGGCGTCGGGCTGCTGACGTTGCTGGTCAGCGGGCTGCCGTGGACCGACTTCTGGGGCGCGAAGGTGCAGACCCTCGCGACCGAGCGGGGCACGTCGCTGTGGAGCGTCGACCCCGGCGCGGCCAGCAACCCGTCCTCGACCCTCGACGAGTCTCTGCCGCACAGCCACGCGAAGGACATCCCGTGGGCGCAGCAGGACTCGGAGGTCCCTTCGTCCACACCACCGGCCGACGGCGAGGAGCGCAGCGTCGCCAACGTCGACACCGCCCTGGAGGTCGCCGACCGCGCGGGGCTGCGGCACCCGATGACCGTCGCCCTCCCCGCGGCCGACGACGCCGGCGGGGTGTTCTCCGTGATCGGCTACGCGTTCGACGCACCGTCGGACGAGAAGACCGTGCACGTGGACCGGTACGGCGGCGAGGTGCTCTCGACGTACGGCTTCGACGACTACCCGGTGCTGGCCAAGGTCGTCGCGCAGGGCATCGGCCTGCACGAGGGCAGGAGCCTGGGACTGTGGTCGTTCTGGGGCTCGGCGCTGATGTGCGCGGGGATCATCTTCATGTGCCTGAGCGGGCCGCTGATGTGGTGGCGCCGCCGGCCGAGAGGCGCGGCGACGCTCGGTGCGCCGCGCGGGCGGATGCCCGTGAAGGGCACCCCGCTGCTCGCGGTCGGCCTGGTCGCACTCGGGGTCTTCCTGCCGTTCTTCGGCCTGTCGCTGCTGGTCGTGCTCGTCCTCGACCAGCTGGTGCTGCGACGCGTGCCGGCGCTCGGCCGGTGGTTCGCCGTGACCTGA
- a CDS encoding alpha/beta fold hydrolase produces MTDRIRVLHHDGLTFDVLDEGPRDGKPVVLLHGFPERSSTWRLVAPLLHEAGLRTLALDQRGYSPGARPRRRRDYRMSKLVGDVVALIEQVGEPVHLAGHDWGAAVGWAVTLRRPDLVRSWTAVSVPHPAAFARAMKTKSQRRRSRYMLFFNVPLVPELSARSVGGRFDRSMRKAGMTADEVERFRREIVEYGALPHALGWYRALPLLKPGSTDYKTTVPTTFLWSDRDIAITRGGAEATREWVDAPYQFLELSGVSHWIPTQAPDDCAAAIIERVLASEVGA; encoded by the coding sequence ATGACCGACCGGATCCGCGTCCTGCACCACGACGGCCTGACGTTCGACGTCCTCGACGAGGGGCCCCGCGACGGCAAGCCGGTGGTGCTGCTGCACGGCTTCCCCGAGCGGAGCTCGACCTGGCGCCTGGTCGCGCCGCTGCTGCACGAGGCCGGGCTGCGGACGCTCGCGCTGGACCAGCGCGGCTACTCGCCCGGCGCCCGGCCGCGGCGCCGCCGGGACTACCGGATGTCGAAGCTGGTCGGTGACGTGGTCGCGCTGATCGAGCAGGTCGGCGAGCCGGTGCACCTCGCCGGCCACGACTGGGGCGCGGCGGTCGGCTGGGCCGTCACCCTGCGTCGCCCCGACCTGGTCCGCAGCTGGACCGCGGTGTCGGTGCCCCACCCGGCGGCCTTCGCGCGTGCCATGAAGACCAAGAGCCAGCGCCGCCGGTCCCGCTACATGCTCTTCTTCAACGTCCCGCTGGTCCCGGAGCTCAGCGCGCGCTCGGTCGGTGGCCGCTTCGACCGGAGCATGCGCAAGGCCGGGATGACGGCCGACGAGGTCGAGCGCTTCCGCCGCGAGATCGTCGAGTACGGCGCGCTGCCGCACGCGCTGGGGTGGTACCGCGCCCTCCCGCTGCTCAAGCCGGGCTCGACCGACTACAAGACCACCGTCCCGACCACCTTCCTCTGGAGCGACCGCGACATCGCGATCACCCGCGGCGGCGCGGAGGCGACCCGGGAGTGGGTGGACGCGCCGTACCAGTTCCTCGAGCTGAGCGGGGTCAGCCACTGGATCCCGACCCAGGCGCCGGACGACTGCGCCGCCGCCATCATCGAGCGGGTGCTGGCCTCCGAGGTCGGAGCATGA
- a CDS encoding metallophosphoesterase family protein, giving the protein MAFGATAAVLGLTSVLGTGLMSTANADDPATLSGVVLTVGSSESQRVVSWYASTNTAQVVQVAPTASLVAGEFPSDAVTFSATVAANSVNGGFNGHATIDGLQEDTAYSYRAGAAGAWSPTYSFKTQDFEGDFDFLFFGDPQIGASGNVANDGAGWADTLNVALAANPDSELLVSGGDQVETANTESQWDAFLAPSQLRQYPWAATIGNHDVGGKAYEQHFWTPNTDRSAAFYTGATNSGGDYWYIYKDVLFIDLNSNAYAAGSDAAHIQYVTDVINAHGAAAKYTVLVYHHSIYSPASHANDGDAKVRRQDFPTAFSTLGVDLVLQGHDHAYSRSYLIKNGQKANPDEQAGAAEVFQGPGGVVYVTGNSASGSKYYALTAPVAGEFGPDPTDTSSGRKRHYANSVESQENKRSYVKVAVRHDKLVVEDIRSEVSPNGTVGSTIDKVAIRPYNGEGQAISVDVPQAGPGEFGWSIDGNNDLVDLGRAAEGHGFFLASGDINPITVTDTRPSGAAWAVNGQVADFKDGAKTFSSKFLGWQPHVFGEGAGAAAGDPVESGFSAGTGLSVSRTLGSAAAGHSLGDAELGADLNLKFPTSIDKGNYRSTLTITAVS; this is encoded by the coding sequence GTGGCCTTCGGCGCCACCGCGGCGGTCCTGGGCCTCACGTCGGTGCTCGGCACCGGCCTGATGTCCACGGCCAACGCCGACGACCCGGCGACCCTCTCTGGTGTCGTCCTCACCGTCGGCTCCTCGGAGTCGCAGCGCGTCGTGTCGTGGTACGCCTCGACCAACACCGCCCAGGTGGTGCAGGTCGCCCCGACCGCGTCGCTGGTCGCCGGTGAGTTCCCGTCCGACGCGGTGACCTTCTCGGCCACGGTCGCCGCCAACTCGGTCAACGGCGGCTTCAACGGCCACGCCACGATCGACGGCCTCCAGGAGGACACGGCGTACTCCTACCGCGCCGGGGCCGCTGGCGCCTGGTCGCCGACGTACTCCTTCAAGACCCAGGACTTCGAGGGCGACTTCGACTTCCTCTTCTTCGGTGACCCGCAGATCGGCGCCTCCGGCAACGTCGCCAACGACGGCGCCGGCTGGGCGGACACGCTGAACGTTGCCCTGGCGGCCAACCCGGACAGCGAGCTGCTGGTCTCGGGCGGCGACCAGGTCGAGACCGCCAACACCGAGTCGCAGTGGGACGCGTTCCTCGCGCCGTCGCAGCTGCGCCAGTACCCGTGGGCGGCGACGATCGGCAACCACGACGTGGGCGGCAAGGCCTACGAGCAGCACTTCTGGACGCCGAACACCGACCGGTCGGCGGCCTTCTACACCGGCGCCACCAACTCGGGCGGTGACTACTGGTACATCTACAAGGACGTGCTGTTCATCGACCTGAACAGCAACGCCTACGCGGCCGGCTCCGACGCCGCGCACATCCAGTACGTCACCGACGTCATCAACGCGCACGGCGCCGCAGCGAAGTACACCGTGCTGGTCTACCACCACTCGATCTACTCGCCGGCCTCGCACGCCAACGACGGCGACGCGAAGGTCCGCCGCCAGGACTTCCCGACGGCGTTCTCCACCCTGGGCGTCGACCTGGTCCTGCAGGGTCACGACCACGCCTACTCGCGCAGCTACCTGATCAAGAACGGCCAGAAGGCGAACCCGGACGAGCAGGCCGGCGCGGCCGAGGTCTTCCAGGGTCCGGGCGGCGTGGTCTACGTGACCGGCAACTCCGCCTCGGGGTCGAAGTACTACGCCCTGACCGCTCCGGTCGCCGGTGAGTTCGGCCCCGACCCGACGGACACGAGCTCCGGCCGCAAGCGCCACTACGCCAACTCGGTGGAGAGCCAGGAGAACAAGCGGTCCTACGTGAAGGTCGCGGTGCGTCACGACAAGCTGGTCGTCGAGGACATCCGCAGCGAGGTCTCGCCCAACGGCACCGTCGGCTCCACGATCGACAAGGTCGCGATCCGTCCGTACAACGGCGAGGGCCAGGCCATCTCGGTCGACGTCCCGCAGGCCGGCCCGGGAGAGTTCGGCTGGTCGATCGACGGCAACAACGACCTGGTCGACCTGGGCCGGGCGGCCGAGGGCCACGGGTTCTTCCTGGCCTCGGGCGACATCAACCCGATCACCGTCACCGACACCCGGCCCTCCGGCGCGGCGTGGGCGGTCAACGGCCAGGTGGCCGACTTCAAGGACGGCGCCAAGACGTTCTCCAGCAAGTTCCTCGGCTGGCAGCCGCACGTCTTCGGCGAGGGTGCGGGCGCCGCGGCCGGTGACCCGGTCGAGTCCGGGTTCAGCGCCGGCACCGGCCTGTCGGTCTCGCGGACCCTGGGCTCGGCCGCGGCCGGTCACTCGCTCGGCGACGCCGAGCTCGGTGCCGACCTCAACCTGAAGTTCCCGACGTCGATCGACAAGGGCAACTACCGCTCCACGCTCACCATCACCGCGGTGAGCTGA
- a CDS encoding DUF3263 domain-containing protein, whose translation MHGEGDQLTDLDREILAFEEDWISHAGAKDEAVRERFDLSPTGYHQLLNRLIDLPAAEQHAPRLVRRLRRRRTARHEERSARRASH comes from the coding sequence ATGCACGGAGAAGGTGACCAGCTGACCGACCTCGACCGCGAGATCCTCGCGTTCGAGGAGGACTGGATCTCCCACGCCGGTGCCAAGGACGAGGCCGTCCGCGAGCGGTTCGACCTGTCGCCGACCGGCTACCACCAGCTGCTCAACCGGCTGATCGACCTGCCGGCGGCCGAGCAGCACGCCCCGCGGCTGGTCCGCCGCCTGCGCCGGAGGCGGACCGCGCGCCACGAGGAACGCAGCGCGCGGCGCGCCTCCCACTGA
- a CDS encoding TatD family hydrolase yields the protein MRPPAPEPLPHPVVDNHCHLDIARGDEPAVPVVEALAAAAAVGVPRIVQIGCDLPGARWAVEAAATYDALVAGVALHPNEAPRLASLDDAMAEIEALAGAHDRVRAVGETGLDHFRTGEEGRAVQEESFRRHIDLAKRLDKTLVIHDRDAHDDVLRVLDSEGVPERWVMHCFSGDADFARACLSRGAYLSFAGTVTFKNASGLREALAIAPLDRVLVETDAPYLTPTPHRGELNASYLVPLTVRAMASVRGDDLGDLCAALDANTEVAFGGGW from the coding sequence ATGAGGCCTCCGGCCCCCGAGCCGCTGCCGCACCCGGTCGTCGACAACCACTGCCACCTCGACATCGCGCGCGGCGACGAGCCCGCCGTGCCCGTGGTCGAGGCGCTCGCCGCGGCCGCGGCCGTCGGCGTGCCCCGGATCGTCCAGATCGGCTGCGACCTGCCGGGCGCGAGGTGGGCGGTCGAGGCGGCCGCGACGTACGACGCTCTCGTGGCCGGCGTCGCGCTGCACCCCAACGAGGCGCCGCGGCTGGCGTCGCTCGACGACGCGATGGCCGAGATCGAGGCGCTCGCGGGCGCGCACGACCGGGTGCGTGCGGTCGGCGAGACCGGGCTCGACCACTTCCGGACCGGCGAGGAGGGGCGGGCCGTGCAGGAGGAGTCGTTCCGCCGGCACATCGACCTCGCCAAGCGGCTCGACAAGACGCTGGTGATCCACGACCGCGACGCCCATGACGACGTGCTGCGGGTGCTGGACAGCGAGGGCGTCCCGGAGCGCTGGGTGATGCACTGCTTCTCGGGCGACGCCGACTTCGCTCGCGCGTGCCTCTCGCGCGGGGCGTACCTCTCCTTCGCCGGCACGGTGACCTTCAAGAACGCGTCCGGGCTGCGCGAGGCGCTTGCGATCGCCCCGCTCGACCGGGTCCTGGTGGAGACGGACGCGCCGTACCTCACCCCGACGCCGCACCGCGGCGAGCTCAACGCGTCGTACCTCGTGCCGCTCACCGTCCGCGCCATGGCTTCCGTCCGCGGGGATGACCTGGGTGACCTCTGCGCCGCCCTCGACGCCAACACCGAGGTGGCGTTCGGTGGGGGTTGGTAG